A stretch of Flexivirga aerilata DNA encodes these proteins:
- the nirB gene encoding nitrite reductase large subunit NirB, with amino-acid sequence MSEVAQHVVVIGGGMVAHRFVEALRSRDESGRWQVTVVAEEPRPPYDRVALTTYFTGRDPEDLHLGDDALWQDPKVSLRKGIRAVAIDRDGRHVTLATGETLAYDHLVLATGSYAAVPPVEGSDLQGCFVYRTIDDVAALRGYVEALRREHPDRPVRGAVVGGGLLGLEAAGALRELGAQSTVVEFAPRLMPLQVDDGGGAQLRSLIEALDVTVRTDTATAKVLGARRGLVTGMRFADGSDLDVDVVIFATGVRPRDELGRGAGLAVGERGGVVVDSDCSTTDAAISAIGEVACIDGRVWGLVAPGYAMAEVVADRMLGGTATFPGADSSTKLKLLGVDVASFGDAFATAPGCLEVVYADAVAGVYKKLVVSDDARTLLGGILVGDASSYAALRPLVGSELAADPSAYLVPDSGGLPAGDDLPDEATVCSCNNVSAAQIRGAVTDDGCCSLAEVKGCTKAGTSCGSCLPLVKKLTDTALEAAGVAVSRGLCEHFELTRAELFNAVQVTGARTFSEIVERHGRGRGCDICKPVVASILASLYGGHILDGEQGTLQDTNDHMLANLQKDGTYSVVPRIPGGEVTPEGLIEIGRIAKDFDLYTKITGGQRIDMFGARVEQLPLIWRRLVDAGFESGHAYGKSLRTVKSCVGQTWCRYGVQDSVAMAIRLELRYRGLRSPHKLKLGVSGCARECAEARGKDAGVIATDKGWNLYVGGNGGFTPRHAQLLAEDLDDEGLIRAIDRFFVYYIRTADRLQRTAPWLEELPGGIDHLREVVLDDALGIAADLDAAMEQHVSSYSDEWRDVLEDPEKLARFTSFVNAADVPDPSLRYEQERGQRRPVLVAGERIEVRR; translated from the coding sequence ATGAGTGAAGTCGCACAGCACGTGGTGGTGATCGGCGGTGGCATGGTCGCCCACCGCTTCGTCGAAGCGCTGCGCAGCCGGGACGAGTCCGGCCGTTGGCAGGTGACCGTGGTCGCCGAGGAGCCGCGGCCGCCATACGACCGGGTCGCGCTCACCACCTACTTCACCGGCCGTGACCCCGAAGACCTCCACCTCGGCGACGACGCGCTCTGGCAGGACCCAAAAGTCAGTCTGCGCAAGGGGATCCGGGCCGTTGCTATCGACCGCGACGGCCGGCACGTCACCCTGGCCACCGGCGAGACGCTCGCCTACGACCACCTCGTGCTCGCCACCGGTTCCTACGCAGCGGTGCCGCCCGTCGAGGGCAGCGACCTGCAGGGCTGCTTCGTCTACCGCACCATCGACGACGTCGCCGCACTCCGTGGCTATGTCGAGGCGCTCCGCCGCGAGCACCCGGACCGACCCGTGCGCGGAGCGGTCGTCGGCGGTGGGTTGCTCGGCCTCGAGGCCGCGGGCGCGCTGCGCGAGCTCGGCGCGCAGAGCACGGTGGTGGAGTTTGCGCCGCGGCTGATGCCTCTGCAGGTCGACGACGGCGGCGGTGCCCAATTGCGTTCTCTCATCGAGGCGCTCGACGTCACGGTGCGCACCGACACCGCGACCGCCAAGGTGCTCGGCGCCCGGCGCGGACTGGTCACCGGCATGCGGTTTGCCGACGGCAGCGATCTCGACGTCGACGTGGTCATCTTCGCGACCGGTGTGCGGCCGCGCGACGAGCTCGGCCGCGGTGCCGGACTCGCTGTCGGTGAGAGAGGCGGGGTGGTTGTCGACTCTGATTGCAGCACAACGGATGCGGCGATCTCCGCCATCGGCGAGGTCGCCTGCATCGACGGCCGCGTGTGGGGCCTGGTGGCCCCCGGCTACGCGATGGCCGAGGTCGTCGCGGACCGGATGCTCGGCGGCACGGCGACCTTCCCCGGCGCGGATTCGTCGACCAAGTTGAAGTTGCTCGGTGTCGACGTCGCATCCTTCGGTGACGCCTTCGCCACCGCACCGGGCTGCCTCGAGGTGGTCTATGCCGATGCGGTCGCCGGCGTCTACAAGAAGCTGGTCGTCTCCGACGACGCGCGCACCTTGCTCGGCGGCATCCTCGTCGGCGACGCGTCGTCATACGCCGCCCTCCGCCCGCTCGTCGGCAGCGAGCTCGCCGCCGACCCCAGCGCCTACCTGGTGCCGGACAGCGGCGGCCTGCCCGCGGGCGACGACCTGCCCGACGAGGCGACCGTCTGCTCGTGCAACAACGTCAGCGCCGCGCAGATCCGCGGTGCCGTCACCGACGATGGCTGCTGTTCGCTCGCCGAGGTGAAGGGCTGCACGAAGGCCGGCACCAGCTGCGGATCCTGCCTGCCGCTGGTCAAGAAGCTGACCGACACAGCGCTCGAAGCGGCCGGTGTCGCCGTCAGCCGGGGCCTCTGCGAGCACTTCGAGCTGACCCGCGCGGAGCTGTTCAACGCCGTGCAGGTCACCGGCGCCCGCACCTTCAGCGAGATCGTCGAGCGGCACGGCCGCGGGCGCGGGTGTGACATCTGCAAACCGGTGGTCGCCTCCATCCTCGCCAGCCTCTACGGCGGCCACATCCTCGACGGCGAGCAGGGCACGCTGCAGGACACCAACGACCACATGCTGGCCAACCTGCAGAAGGACGGCACCTACTCGGTCGTGCCACGCATCCCAGGTGGTGAGGTCACGCCCGAGGGTCTGATCGAAATCGGCCGGATCGCAAAGGATTTCGACCTCTACACCAAGATCACCGGCGGTCAGCGCATCGACATGTTCGGCGCCCGGGTCGAGCAACTCCCGCTGATCTGGCGCCGGCTGGTCGATGCCGGCTTCGAGAGCGGTCACGCCTACGGCAAGTCGCTGCGCACGGTGAAGTCGTGCGTCGGCCAGACCTGGTGCCGCTACGGCGTGCAGGACTCGGTGGCGATGGCCATCCGGCTCGAATTGCGTTATCGCGGACTGCGGTCGCCGCACAAGCTCAAGCTCGGGGTGTCCGGCTGCGCACGCGAGTGTGCCGAGGCCAGGGGCAAGGACGCGGGGGTCATCGCGACCGACAAGGGCTGGAATCTGTATGTCGGAGGCAACGGCGGCTTCACCCCGCGGCACGCGCAGCTGCTCGCCGAGGACCTGGACGACGAGGGACTGATCCGGGCCATCGACCGGTTCTTCGTCTACTACATCCGCACCGCGGACCGTCTGCAGCGCACCGCGCCGTGGCTCGAGGAGCTGCCGGGCGGCATCGACCATCTGCGGGAGGTGGTCCTCGACGACGCGCTGGGGATCGCCGCCGACCTCGATGCGGCCATGGAGCAGCACGTTTCGTCATACAGCGACGAGTGGCGGGACGTGCTCGAGGACCCTGAGAAGCTCGCCCGCTTCACCTCCTTCGTCAACGCGGCCGACGTGCCCGACCCGTCGCTGCGCTATGAGCAGGAGCGCGGTCAGCGTCGGCCGGTGCTGGTGGCCGGGGAGCGGATCGAGGTGCGGCGATGA
- the nirD gene encoding nitrite reductase small subunit NirD encodes MTTETWHPVSRLDVLPRDRAVPALVDDHQLAVVRLADDRVFAVDHRDPFSGAHVIARGIVGSATVDGVEVPTLTSPMFKQVFDLRTGRCLVDDSKRLATWDVRLRDGMIEVRPRASGAAEDQPEVAS; translated from the coding sequence ATGACTACCGAGACCTGGCACCCGGTCAGCCGGCTCGACGTGCTGCCGCGCGACCGCGCGGTCCCGGCCTTGGTCGACGACCACCAGCTGGCCGTCGTGCGGCTGGCCGACGACCGTGTCTTCGCGGTCGACCACCGCGACCCATTCAGCGGTGCCCACGTGATCGCACGCGGCATCGTCGGCAGCGCCACGGTCGACGGGGTCGAGGTGCCGACCCTCACCTCGCCGATGTTCAAGCAGGTCTTCGACCTGCGCACCGGTCGCTGTCTGGTCGACGACAGCAAACGTCTCGCAACGTGGGACGTCCGTCTGCGGGATGGGATGATCGAGGTTCGGCCGCGAGCTTCCGGCGCAGCCGAGGACCAACCCGAGGTGGCTTCATGA
- the cobA gene encoding uroporphyrinogen-III C-methyltransferase encodes MTEFVALDLSGRRAVVVGGGPRSAQRVTALLAEGAVVRVVAPALCEELRTRYAEPTSFEWTAREAEPADLDDAWWVAAPEATDAERETIAGWAAERRVFLEQQTARVLDQGDLDTLVTESAISLRQKDSGGKVVLVGGGPGADDLITVRGRRELARADVVVTDRLAPVGLLRELGSTAEVIDVGKTPHHHPVPQAEINELLIERARRGDYVVRLKGGDPFLLGRGGEELLACRSAGVSVEVVPGVTSAFAAPAAASVPVTHRGVAHGVLVISGHDDLDVPTLAAWQQTIVVLMGMGRLRELAAALVGAGKPGDTPVTVVHRAWTPQQRVVTGDLLTIADRVAEEGVGNPSAIVIGDVTRVFDEG; translated from the coding sequence ATGACCGAATTCGTCGCACTGGACCTCTCCGGCCGCCGCGCCGTGGTGGTCGGCGGCGGTCCCCGCTCCGCGCAGCGGGTGACCGCGCTGCTCGCCGAGGGCGCCGTCGTGCGGGTCGTCGCGCCCGCCCTCTGCGAGGAGCTCCGGACGAGGTATGCCGAGCCGACCTCCTTCGAGTGGACTGCCCGCGAGGCGGAGCCGGCCGATCTCGACGACGCCTGGTGGGTCGCGGCTCCGGAGGCGACCGACGCCGAGCGCGAGACGATCGCCGGGTGGGCGGCCGAGCGCCGCGTCTTCCTCGAGCAGCAGACGGCGCGGGTGCTCGACCAGGGCGACCTCGACACGCTGGTCACCGAGTCGGCGATCTCGCTGCGGCAGAAGGACTCCGGCGGGAAGGTCGTGCTCGTCGGCGGCGGCCCGGGCGCCGATGACCTGATCACGGTCCGCGGCCGGCGCGAGCTCGCCCGGGCGGACGTCGTGGTCACCGACCGGCTGGCTCCGGTCGGCCTGTTGCGTGAGCTCGGATCGACGGCCGAGGTCATCGACGTCGGCAAGACCCCGCACCATCACCCGGTGCCGCAGGCCGAGATCAACGAGCTGCTGATCGAGCGGGCGCGGCGCGGCGACTACGTCGTGCGGCTGAAGGGCGGCGATCCCTTCCTGCTCGGCCGCGGCGGCGAGGAGCTGCTCGCCTGCCGGTCGGCGGGGGTGTCCGTCGAGGTGGTGCCCGGCGTGACCTCGGCCTTCGCCGCACCGGCGGCGGCGTCGGTCCCGGTCACCCACCGCGGTGTCGCGCACGGTGTGCTGGTGATCTCCGGACACGACGACCTCGACGTGCCGACCCTCGCCGCGTGGCAGCAGACCATCGTGGTGCTGATGGGCATGGGCCGGCTGCGAGAGCTGGCCGCGGCCCTGGTCGGCGCGGGCAAGCCCGGGGACACCCCGGTCACCGTTGTGCACCGGGCCTGGACGCCGCAGCAGCGGGTGGTGACCGGTGACCTGCTCACCATCGCCGACCGGGTCGCCGAGGAGGGCGTCGGCAACCCGTCGGCCATCGTCATCGGCGATGTCACGCGAGTGTTCGACGAGGGCTGA
- a CDS encoding uroporphyrinogen-III synthase — MADLQGCRIVLTGQRRSAELAAALERRGATVDHAATLSVVPHVDDAELLTRTKELIDSPPDSVIITTGVGFTGWLEAADAAGLAAPLLDLLRRARLVARGPKARGSLQAAGLTADWVAESETSAEIRDFLLTEGVAGRRIAVQHHGAGADGLDEAFDEAGADVCSLVVYRWGPAPDPAAVVEAVHRVARKDCDAVTFTAAPGAVAFLDAAEREGVLPAVVAAFADPAGVLAAAVGDTTAKPLRDKGIEPLVPDRFRMGALVRVLVAELVERRGLRVQTSAGELRLLSGAALLDGQVLALSPASLAVLRVLAEAGGAVVSRADILASLPGGSSDLHAAEMAVSRLRETTRGHDLVTTVVKRGYRLDVRRPA, encoded by the coding sequence ATGGCCGACCTGCAGGGCTGCCGGATCGTGCTGACCGGTCAACGTCGTTCCGCCGAGCTCGCCGCTGCGCTCGAGCGGCGCGGCGCCACAGTCGATCACGCGGCGACTCTGTCGGTGGTGCCGCACGTCGACGACGCCGAACTTCTCACTCGCACCAAGGAACTCATCGACTCACCACCCGACTCAGTGATCATCACCACCGGTGTCGGCTTCACCGGTTGGCTCGAGGCCGCGGATGCGGCCGGCCTCGCCGCGCCGCTGCTCGACCTGCTGCGGAGGGCGAGGCTCGTCGCGCGCGGACCGAAGGCGCGCGGTTCGCTGCAGGCAGCCGGTCTGACCGCCGACTGGGTCGCCGAGTCGGAGACCAGTGCGGAGATCCGCGACTTCCTGCTGACCGAGGGAGTGGCCGGCCGCCGCATCGCGGTGCAGCACCACGGCGCGGGCGCCGACGGTCTGGACGAGGCGTTCGACGAGGCGGGCGCCGACGTGTGCTCGCTGGTGGTCTACCGGTGGGGTCCGGCCCCCGACCCGGCCGCGGTCGTCGAAGCCGTGCACCGGGTCGCCCGCAAGGACTGTGACGCGGTCACCTTCACCGCCGCTCCCGGCGCCGTGGCCTTCCTCGACGCGGCCGAGCGCGAAGGTGTCCTCCCGGCTGTCGTGGCGGCGTTCGCCGACCCGGCGGGTGTGCTCGCCGCGGCCGTGGGGGACACCACCGCAAAACCGTTGCGGGACAAGGGCATCGAGCCGCTGGTCCCGGACCGGTTCCGGATGGGCGCGCTCGTGCGGGTGCTGGTCGCCGAGCTCGTCGAACGTCGCGGGCTGCGCGTGCAGACCAGTGCCGGAGAGCTGCGACTGCTGAGCGGTGCCGCACTGCTCGACGGGCAGGTGCTCGCGCTTTCACCGGCGAGTCTCGCCGTGCTCCGGGTCCTGGCGGAGGCCGGCGGAGCCGTCGTGTCGCGAGCCGACATCCTCGCGTCGCTGCCCGGAGGGTCGAGCGACCTGCACGCCGCCGAGATGGCCGTCTCGCGGCTGCGGGAGACGACCCGAGGGCACGACCTGGTCACTACCGTGGTGAAGCGTGGCTATCGACTCGACGTCCGCCGACCGGCCTGA
- a CDS encoding sirohydrochlorin chelatase, whose translation MAIDSTSADRPDHALVLVAHGTDNPAGRRVITDLRDLVAAQLPQVRVLDAYVDVQQPALDDTMKMLASEGIPTVVVPLLLSAGYHMQVDVADAVAGHPAAVAATSLGPHPLLAEVLADRLVAAGADRNGPVVCAVAGSARAEGALDAEQAASYLQEVWGGPVSVGYLSAATPSVAEALAGQPGAAVASYLIGPGFFHDRLRALDAVVTDPLGADARIAALVVDRYRTLAGR comes from the coding sequence GTGGCTATCGACTCGACGTCCGCCGACCGGCCTGATCACGCGCTCGTCCTCGTCGCGCACGGTACCGACAACCCCGCCGGGCGCCGGGTGATCACGGACCTGCGCGACCTGGTCGCAGCGCAGCTGCCGCAGGTGCGGGTGCTCGACGCCTACGTCGACGTGCAGCAGCCCGCGCTGGACGACACCATGAAAATGCTTGCCAGCGAAGGGATTCCGACGGTTGTCGTCCCCCTGCTGCTGTCGGCCGGCTACCACATGCAGGTCGACGTGGCGGATGCCGTCGCCGGGCACCCTGCGGCCGTCGCCGCCACCTCGCTCGGTCCCCATCCGCTGCTCGCCGAGGTGCTCGCCGACCGCCTCGTGGCCGCGGGCGCCGATCGTAACGGGCCGGTGGTGTGCGCCGTGGCGGGATCCGCCCGGGCCGAGGGCGCGCTCGACGCGGAGCAGGCTGCGTCATACCTGCAGGAGGTGTGGGGCGGCCCGGTCAGTGTCGGATATCTCTCTGCCGCAACGCCTTCGGTGGCTGAGGCGCTCGCCGGCCAACCGGGCGCTGCCGTTGCGAGCTACCTGATCGGCCCGGGCTTCTTCCACGATCGGCTACGCGCCCTCGATGCGGTGGTCACCGACCCGCTCGGCGCCGACGCACGCATCGCCGCACTCGTCGTCGACCGCTATCGGACCCTCGCGGGCCGGTGA
- a CDS encoding winged helix-turn-helix domain-containing protein, with the protein MRMLAHEVRQDLLDHLSGGRVLTATEAARLSGITPSAMSYHLRAMQRWGVVERVDSHDGRERPWRMAADRITIQDAAWSGTAGSVAGSLLDGFVRRLAATIQQLVDRDDPNEHATISQVRGAWLTDEEAEQLDQVVADAIHRFEERRRGGPRPDAATERDIYWLSIPHPGAGDEPARE; encoded by the coding sequence ATGCGCATGCTGGCGCACGAGGTCCGCCAGGACCTGCTCGATCATCTGAGCGGCGGGCGGGTGCTCACCGCCACCGAGGCAGCTCGGCTGAGCGGGATCACCCCATCGGCGATGAGCTATCACCTGCGGGCGATGCAGCGCTGGGGGGTGGTCGAGCGGGTGGACTCCCATGACGGTCGCGAACGGCCGTGGCGGATGGCTGCCGACCGGATCACCATCCAGGACGCCGCCTGGTCCGGCACCGCCGGCTCGGTGGCCGGCTCGCTGCTCGACGGTTTCGTGCGGCGCCTCGCCGCGACCATCCAGCAACTGGTCGACCGCGACGACCCGAACGAGCACGCCACCATCAGCCAGGTGCGCGGCGCCTGGCTCACCGACGAGGAGGCCGAACAGCTCGACCAGGTCGTCGCCGACGCGATCCACCGCTTCGAGGAGCGCCGCCGCGGCGGCCCACGGCCCGACGCCGCGACCGAGCGCGACATCTACTGGCTGAGCATCCCCCACCCCGGCGCGGGCGACGAGCCGGCCCGCGAGTAG
- the macS gene encoding MacS family sensor histidine kinase, which produces MDSIAVGRESNAMLPFWRGAQVFRFASVVYAVGAQFVSVNAETAKGSGVAAYSHPTISWALIALLVIWSGVAGLVYAFELAPKPPMVIAEIVITAALIASTLWVVRPEYYHHHQSLPSTFWVTNAVVSIALLWGPIAGGVAGVSFSVFSLVVEDQMKNFLTDATTPILLTVGVTLGIGARIVSRAQRQFELAVRMQAATQERERLAREVHDGVLQVLALMRRRGADGHGDTAELAALAGEQERALRSLLSQQAQAPGADRATDLRSRLQADLPPEVAFSAPADAVELPESAVTELLAVVRTALDNTARHAGPGARSFVLLEDLGDEVVLTVRDDGVGIPDGRLAEAEAQGRMGVSKSIRGRVESIGGTAHLDTAPNLGTEWELHVRR; this is translated from the coding sequence GTGGATTCCATTGCGGTCGGGCGCGAATCGAACGCAATGTTGCCCTTTTGGCGCGGCGCGCAGGTGTTTCGCTTCGCGTCGGTGGTGTATGCCGTGGGCGCCCAGTTCGTGTCGGTCAACGCCGAGACCGCCAAGGGTTCGGGGGTTGCGGCATACAGCCACCCGACGATCAGCTGGGCATTGATCGCCCTGCTGGTCATCTGGTCCGGTGTCGCCGGTCTGGTCTATGCGTTCGAGTTGGCGCCGAAGCCGCCGATGGTGATTGCCGAGATCGTCATCACCGCGGCCCTGATCGCGTCGACGCTGTGGGTGGTGCGGCCGGAGTATTACCACCACCATCAGAGCCTGCCGTCGACGTTCTGGGTGACCAATGCGGTCGTGTCGATCGCGCTCTTGTGGGGTCCGATCGCGGGCGGCGTTGCGGGAGTGAGCTTTTCGGTGTTCAGTCTGGTCGTCGAGGACCAGATGAAGAACTTCCTCACCGACGCGACCACGCCGATCCTGCTGACCGTCGGGGTCACTCTCGGCATCGGCGCTCGCATCGTGTCGCGCGCGCAGCGGCAGTTCGAACTCGCGGTGCGGATGCAGGCGGCGACGCAGGAACGGGAGCGGCTCGCCCGTGAGGTGCACGACGGCGTGCTGCAGGTGCTCGCGCTGATGCGCCGGCGCGGCGCGGACGGCCATGGCGACACCGCGGAGCTGGCCGCGCTCGCCGGTGAGCAGGAGCGTGCGCTGCGTTCGCTGCTGAGCCAGCAGGCGCAGGCTCCCGGCGCCGACCGGGCGACCGACCTGCGCAGTCGTCTGCAGGCGGATCTGCCTCCGGAGGTTGCGTTTTCGGCGCCGGCGGACGCCGTTGAGTTGCCCGAGTCGGCCGTCACCGAGCTCCTGGCGGTCGTGCGCACGGCGCTGGACAACACGGCCCGCCATGCCGGGCCGGGCGCACGGTCCTTCGTCCTGCTGGAGGATCTCGGCGACGAAGTGGTGCTCACCGTGCGTGATGACGGCGTGGGCATCCCCGACGGGCGGCTGGCCGAGGCCGAGGCGCAGGGCCGGATGGGTGTCAGCAAGTCGATCCGTGGGCGCGTCGAATCCATAGGCGGCACAGCCCATCTCGACACCGCACCAAACCTCGGCACGGAGTGGGAGTTGCACGTGCGGCGATGA
- a CDS encoding response regulator, which yields MTEQGSTTVMVVDDHPMWRDGVSRDLEAAGFSVVATADSVAAAGQRARATQPDVVLMDMQLPDGNGADATTAVLEAVPQANVLVLSASSERDDVLDAVKAGACGYLVKSASAAELIEAVEATAAGQAVFTPGLAGLVLGEYRRMSNEPPAPDGPQLPSLTPRETEVLRLVAKGLSAKQIARRLDLSHRTVENHVQATLRKLQLSNRIELTRYAIEQGLD from the coding sequence ATGACCGAGCAGGGGAGTACGACCGTCATGGTGGTGGACGACCACCCGATGTGGCGCGACGGCGTCAGTCGCGACCTCGAGGCGGCCGGCTTCAGTGTCGTCGCGACCGCGGACAGCGTCGCCGCGGCCGGGCAACGGGCCAGGGCGACCCAGCCGGACGTGGTCCTGATGGACATGCAGCTGCCCGACGGCAACGGCGCCGACGCGACGACCGCGGTGCTCGAGGCCGTGCCGCAGGCGAACGTGCTCGTCCTGTCCGCCTCGTCCGAGCGCGACGACGTGCTCGACGCCGTCAAGGCCGGAGCGTGCGGTTATCTGGTCAAGAGCGCATCGGCGGCCGAGCTCATCGAAGCCGTCGAGGCGACCGCCGCGGGGCAGGCGGTGTTCACCCCTGGCCTCGCCGGGCTGGTGCTCGGCGAATATCGCCGGATGTCGAACGAACCCCCGGCACCGGACGGTCCTCAGCTGCCGAGCCTCACCCCGCGGGAGACCGAGGTGCTGCGACTCGTCGCGAAGGGGCTGTCGGCGAAGCAGATCGCCCGCCGGCTCGACCTTAGCCACCGCACGGTCGAGAACCACGTGCAGGCGACCCTGCGCAAGCTGCAGTTGAGCAATCGCATCGAGCTGACGCGCTACGCCATCGAGCAGGGCCTCGACTAG
- a CDS encoding DUF2339 domain-containing protein, protein MNISGTHSANTSTGFRQSTGAPPFAAPVPPAPPSGPAYAGFAGPTPPHRTPWWQRGGVVSKLLALTGGAVTLTGVVMLLVVVAGAGLLTPWVRVGGGVALSLLLVAGGLRVHGRPGGWIGGIALAATGIAGLFVSVVAVTSFYAWIPPAAGLALAGVVAAASVALALRWRSQLLAILVTVGVAALAPVLTDGLSPSLAWFLILLQAAGIVPERAHRWIYLGLVRTLPAALVAAAVLTQSTGYDRALAPLVVAALGLVSLVVSRGHDDDLNALGFAVAYLPLLAVLPQLAHQVALAVGLGAVAVTVAVAVVCRPLHVLRVAAVAGVTSIATVESVVSLTTGSWLPALLMVPAVTLTAVARQARSLIVAGVAACFAAAAVATYLVFAGPAALSFADEATAVLSSATMVGGLLLTVWAALAVSVVQRLGFDPRGVVSAVVGSIIGLYGVTAAVLSFGTAVGRTDGFHTGHLGVTVIWMAAAMSLLAVGLHLPAYAKVALGGGLLLAGAALGKLFLFDLATLSGATRAVTFIAVGLLLLFAGSRYAQAFARRGTSDIGGTSDPSGTSDISDTGGTRGPAIAG, encoded by the coding sequence ATGAACATTTCAGGCACGCACTCAGCGAATACGTCGACGGGGTTCCGGCAGTCCACCGGAGCCCCGCCCTTTGCCGCGCCGGTCCCGCCGGCGCCTCCGTCCGGCCCCGCCTACGCCGGGTTCGCGGGCCCGACGCCTCCGCACCGGACTCCGTGGTGGCAGCGTGGGGGAGTCGTCAGCAAGCTGCTCGCTCTCACCGGCGGCGCGGTCACCCTGACCGGGGTCGTCATGCTCCTCGTGGTCGTGGCGGGCGCCGGACTGCTCACCCCGTGGGTGCGGGTCGGCGGTGGGGTCGCCCTGTCGCTGCTGCTCGTCGCGGGCGGCCTGCGGGTGCACGGCCGGCCGGGCGGCTGGATCGGCGGCATCGCGCTCGCGGCGACGGGCATCGCGGGTCTGTTCGTGAGCGTGGTGGCGGTGACGAGCTTCTACGCATGGATCCCGCCGGCCGCCGGGCTCGCCCTGGCCGGGGTGGTCGCGGCGGCCTCGGTCGCCCTCGCGCTGCGGTGGCGTTCGCAGCTGCTCGCCATACTCGTCACGGTCGGCGTCGCCGCCCTGGCACCGGTGCTCACCGACGGCCTCTCGCCCTCGCTCGCGTGGTTCCTGATCCTGCTGCAGGCCGCCGGCATCGTGCCGGAGCGGGCACATCGCTGGATCTACCTCGGCCTGGTCCGCACCCTGCCGGCCGCGCTCGTCGCCGCCGCGGTGCTGACGCAGTCGACCGGTTATGACCGGGCGCTCGCACCACTGGTCGTCGCCGCCCTGGGTCTGGTCTCGCTGGTCGTCTCGCGCGGCCACGACGACGACCTGAACGCGCTCGGCTTCGCGGTGGCCTATCTCCCGCTGCTCGCGGTGCTGCCGCAACTGGCCCACCAGGTCGCGTTGGCCGTCGGGCTGGGCGCGGTTGCGGTCACCGTCGCGGTTGCCGTGGTGTGCCGGCCGCTGCACGTGCTGCGTGTTGCCGCGGTCGCGGGAGTGACCAGCATCGCCACGGTCGAGTCGGTCGTCTCGCTGACCACCGGTAGCTGGCTCCCGGCCCTGCTCATGGTGCCCGCGGTCACGCTCACCGCGGTCGCCCGGCAGGCGCGTTCGCTGATCGTGGCCGGCGTGGCGGCGTGCTTCGCGGCGGCGGCCGTGGCGACCTACCTGGTCTTCGCCGGCCCGGCAGCGCTGAGCTTCGCCGACGAGGCGACCGCAGTGCTGAGCAGCGCCACCATGGTCGGCGGCCTGCTGCTCACGGTCTGGGCGGCGCTCGCAGTGAGTGTCGTGCAGCGCCTCGGCTTCGACCCGCGCGGCGTGGTGAGCGCGGTCGTGGGCAGCATCATCGGGCTGTATGGCGTGACCGCGGCCGTCCTCTCGTTCGGCACCGCGGTGGGGCGGACCGACGGCTTCCACACCGGGCACCTCGGGGTGACGGTGATCTGGATGGCGGCGGCGATGTCGCTGCTGGCGGTCGGGCTGCACCTGCCGGCATACGCCAAGGTCGCGCTCGGCGGTGGTCTGCTGCTGGCCGGTGCCGCGCTCGGCAAGTTGTTCCTCTTCGACCTGGCCACGCTGAGCGGCGCGACCCGCGCGGTCACCTTCATCGCCGTCGGCCTGCTGCTGCTCTTCGCCGGGTCTCGCTATGCCCAGGCGTTCGCCCGGCGCGGGACCAGCGACATCGGCGGCACCAGCGACCCCAGTGGCACTAGCGACATCAGCGACACCGGGGGCACCCGCGGCCCGGCGATCGCCGGCTGA